One Thalassophryne amazonica chromosome 10, fThaAma1.1, whole genome shotgun sequence genomic region harbors:
- the si:ch211-276k2.2 gene encoding receptor-transporting protein 3 gives MASPNWTYVFQSKIQKLQRGDTWRLEFDDSIVAESPAQEWKKYIRNTTARFKCSKCGRGWPSNRVMVLFHMQLRCGQGTVKVRLFRQNCKLCSDAPMEKPVITSQNTEVLLDKLMEKIRIKCYNEPPTNRNRPFERVNVQSPHEPDHCEGCILGVCTKE, from the exons ATGGCTTCACCCAACTGGACTTATGTCTTCCAAAGTAAAATACAAAAGCTCCAACGAGGAGACACCTGGAGGCTGGAGTTTGATGATTCTATTGTAGCAGAATCCCCCGCCCAGGAATGGAAGAAATATATCAGGAACACCACCGCACG GTTCAAATGCAGTAAATGTGGAAGAGGATGGCCTTCTAACCGTGTGATGGTCCTCTTCCACATGCAGCTGAGATGTGGACAGGGAACCGTCAAAGTGAGGCTCTTCCGCCAAAACTGCAAGCTTTGCTCCGACGCCCCAATGGAGAAGCCGGTGATCACCAGCCAGAATACTGAAGTCCTCCTGGACAAACTGATGGAGAAGATCAGAATCAAGTGCTACAATGAACCCCCCACCAACAGAAACAGGCCATTTGAGAGAGTTAATGTCCAAAGTCCACACGAACCGGACCACTGTGAGGGCTGTATTCTTGGTGTCTGCACAAAGGAATGA